The window TAAAGGTATGACCTCGCACAAACAATTAGGTCAGGTAGAATATTTACAAAATCTAATAGGGTGGTAAATTCTTGAAACAGAAAAAGCTTCAGCAAGCTGTTGAATGGCCTTTAAAACACTCAGAAGCGTTTGAACGGCTGGGAGTATCACCTGCCCGTGGAATCCTTCTTCATGGACCACCAGGGTGCTCCAAAACAACCCTTGCTAAAGCTTCTGCTCATGCTGCCCAAGCTTCATTCTTTTCCATGAGGTCTGATAACAATTCTGGTCGCTTCTGCCCTTGGCACGATAAAACTGCTCTCTGCTGTTTGACTTTCTGTTTCCTTCTGACTCTTGCTGTAAAAGAACTAAGAAGGATCGATAAGTGATTAGTAATAATTCAGGTTCAAATCCCATTGGAGGCAAAAAGAAATAATTAGGTGATTTATTCTTGTCTGCTTAAGCGTTGGTGGGTAGAATTATATGGTACCTGTGCTGGTGTGAAGTAGTAGCTCTCAGGTGGAATAGTCAATGTGCTTATAAGCTGTCCAAGACTTCACCATCATAAAAGGAAGTCAAAACTGATCCAATAGCCGGTTATACTCCTGTAGTGCTTGCAATTGTCATACCTTTTTACCTTTGGtatcttttatattttcaacTATTGATCTTATTACTTTTTAATGCATCTAATAAGTTTGTCATTATTGTTTAACAATTGTTGCATGCATTGCTTAGCAACAAGTGAGCGATTCTTGTCCCCATGAGCCATTGCCAACTTATATGACAGTTTCTGAAAAACCAAAAACATGTTATATTCCAACTTATTTCAGAGTTCCTAAAAAGCAAAAATCATGTTAAGTTAGTCTGAAATAAAGGTCATTTAGCATGCTCCACCTAAATCTTGAATATATGCTGGGGTTTATGCCCCTTTGGAACCAAAGGCATCAGATTGGTATTTACTATGATATTAACCATCTTTATTAGCTTGTTTTCAGTAACTGGGTATTTATGTAGTGACTAATTATTGATTTGACTAAAACTCGCAAATCTTAATTGTTCAGTTTCTTGAACATGAAACAGTGGTGCAGAGCTGTACTCTATGTATGTTGGTGAGGGTGAAGCTTTATTGCGCAATACTTTCCGAAGAGCTCGCCTTGCAGCGCCAAGTATAATATTCTTTGATGAGGCTGATGTTGTTGCAACCAAACGGTAAGTTTATTTAGCCTAGCTATATCTTGTGAGTTGAGTAATTAGTTTGGCCATCTCGTGTTTATTCATTTGAATGTTGATTGTATCATGTCAAGTTGAGGTGGATATTATAGAGTTGATTGTACAATTGTGCTGCTAGATTCTGACAGATAGTTGCCCTCCATTCTGATTTCTGGTCTGGTAAAGACGTGTTTCACTGTCTTTGTTGAGCTTAAAGATGGAGATAGATGGATGCAGGGAGACAGGGAAAAATAGGGAATTGGGAGTGTAGTCAAGAGAGGGGTGGGTGGATTGTAtatgaagagagagagagagagtgtggaGTAATCTTCTCGGAAATCTTTCTGGAGTACAGAAAGTCTTCAGGCAACTTGTGCCTTGACATATATTATCCCAACCAATACAAATTACTTTTCTTGGCACTGCCTGACTCATTTTAGTTGGTACAGGACTTCTTACGGTCATGTCCCTACAGGGCGCAGCTATTTGTTGATCTAACTGTGTTTCAAGTATATCTTCCTGAATTCTCTTTGTTTATGTGAAGCTCTGATACAATTTATCCTTAAATTGCAGAGGAGGAAGTTCAAGTGGAAGCAGTACAGTTGGAGAGAGACTTTTATCCACCCTCCTAACTGAAATGGATGGCTTAGAGCAGGCTAAAGTGCGCAATACATAATTTGCAGTTTTTTAATTACTGAATGCAAGTAATGGATCATTTTGATCAGGTATAGAATGTGATTTCTGTGTTTCCTAATCACTGCTTCTTTCAGGGAATTCTTGTTTTGGCTGCCACAAATCGCCCCCACGCAATTGATGCTGCACTAATGCGACCAGGACGATTTGATCTTGTAAGAAACTCGTGAATGCTTAGTGTAACTTAGCATCTCAACATGAATTATTAGTACTCTGAATGCTTAGTGTAACTTAGCATCTCAACACGAATtattagtactccctccgtttcaatttgtttgtcttgcCTTCCTTCTTTGTCTGTTTCAAAAGAATGCCTCTTTCCTTTTCTTCGCAACTCTTTACTTCTAGCtctccacatgacatgtttaagaccacaagattaaagagcattttagtacattctacatatctttagctcaagaccacaagattcaaaaatcttctttacttTCTAAACTTCTTGTCAAGTCAAAACCAAACGAACAAATTAAGACACATGGAACATTAAGAAGCAAATATTTGTACTCGTTAATGGTCATGTACCGTCATTAGCAGCAACAGCAATTAGctcatcttattcaatttccttcGCTTGCAGGTTCTTTATGTCCCTCCTCCTGACTTGGAAGCTCGATTTGAGGTTCTCCGTGTTCATACGCGAGATATGAAATTGAGTAATGATGTTAATCTCAGACAAATTGCAGAAGACACTGACCTCTTTACTGGAGCTGAACTGGAAGGCCTATGCAGAGAAGCTGGAATAGTTGCTTTGCGAGAGAACATATCCGCAACAGTTGTATGTGATCGACACTTCCAAACAGTCAAAAAGTCGTTGAAGCCAGCACTTACCGAAGAAGAGGTTGCTTCCTATTCTTCCTTCATGAAGAATCGATCCAAAAGGTCTGCTGATTCATTTGAATCCAGCTCCAAAAAGATCGACAGCAAGCAAACCAAAAACTTGTTAGTTTTCGCTAGTCCTGTTACAATTGGTGTTGGTGTCATTAGTGTTGTAATGTACATTGGTGTGAGGTATTTTCTGATGCGTACTGAAACATCGACAAGGGAACTAATGAGTACTTAGCATCCTTCCATGTTACTGTTAATTCGACCACATTACAACATAGTCGACGCAGTCCTGGGATTTTACCAAAGTTTTTGATGCTTTTGATTGTGTATAACATATTGCCCAGTATTTTGACTATATGTTCCTTAGTTAACAAATGAATGCAGTATTTTACATATTTGGTGTTGAAATTATTGGTTTTGTTTACATATTTCCCTGCAACAAAGTGATTGCAAATACTATCTGACAAGATTGCGACAACATTTCTCTAAAGATCCCAATAATAGTTTTTCCATTAGTCTTCTATATTTTGAACTTGACCATTTCCTGAAGTTCATGTATCTACTATAAGTACGAAAAGCGAATTATATCGACTAGTCAAAacctttttataataatatcgTGTGTTCTGAGTTTAGTTTTTTATAGTAATTGAATGTTATATAGTCAAACCCAAAAAGATTTGAGGGAATTTACACACCGGATATGTTGGTACAAGTTCAAACTACAtttcctcaaaatttattttaaaaaacattGACACATAAAAGTTTGAGATCACAATAAATCTATAATCTACatctataattataatttatatctataatctatatttatatctataatctataatctattgaAAGTGTTAAGAccttaaaaaaatgatttgaactttttatcctttattaaaagtctctaTTTTagtaaaaatcattttttaatctttttttctcaaattattaattaattaattattatttttataatattaaaaattaaggagtcctacaatatatgataagaggtattaaaaaaattattaatgactcctaaaatatatgataagaggtacaaccaaaattaataaataaggaatATTAAATACATGGTAAAATTTTTAAACAATTAATCTTCAACATATGTAAAATACGTTATGGTTTATAAGGTCAGAATGAGTGTAGTTAatactatacaaaaatattttacccATTGAATCCTTTCCTAATTAAATTGTAtactgttataaatgtatttacattatagtgaatgtctatatataccaagatctactttgatatctattaggatttgaaacatgtgtcttttactcaaactaggagtaaatttcccctataaatagaggggttttgttcattgtattcacaATCATATGATCTCTCATTCAAGAGAAGAAAattccctctactcttcttctcgttctttattgtttcataacacgttatcagcacgagactctgtcaaacaaggtgagattataaatcttaaGTATTTCAAGGTTTgtaatttcttatgttgtttatcttttgctactaataatataattattgttggatttgaggaaaaataattagtttggaacaatttatgttttaaatttatttctcaagaacaatattatcaaaggggatgataatatgttgggttcaaaccccatcaatttatgcctgagacgcctttatatggataaggctttgagattggatctcaatgcatgtattgataatttatgatggctaaggcaaaataatgggtatttgatgaaaagtcatgaaatatatcccattgatatgctctattccgtgaattgaatgtggtagcaataaatcatatgtatgcctcaatttgcttttgtaatagctatcataatttgatacgcttaatgcatgattatatttcattcctggggaatgagaagcttattaatgcaaacgtgcacttgattgtgatggtatcacaactcacctccgaatgaggtaGAATAACTGACAAGAGTTAtttcgaaatctacttctaaagtactaaatatgaaatttattcatgcaatagtaaatcggaaatttactaaagaaaaaagtacatgtcatggtaaactttgAGTTTActagcataaaagttcataagttgacatgaacgattgcgacatcttaaagatgtgcatattaaatattaaacatatattgaagaattcgaaaattcttcatgaactttaatgttgtttgttctcatgatatgttggttggaccaactaattttgggattggatcccttaaaatctgaaaagtataaaaggtgaatatgcgcccgttcacctatcatgggatatgttgaaaagatgcatcaataagatgatcacgtgtatattcattgtcaacctacgtttggcattcataaagttgcttgctcaataaatttgagttaaaagcataattttcagattgtgtaatcaagataattcatcttgatgatgatggtttagcattgaatgtctttcataaatagctaaaccatcgctaatgagaacaaagcttcatgtgttgggctgaaatatgatatgttgcatacaataacacttgcatacattagaccaataaattatgattatttcttcccctcAATTgattcaaggtcatgaaccaactattccatctaatagttttgatgtgcggcatacgattaatgaatataccatgatgcacaaagatggattcttcaaagaagatgaggatgaatgttagtttttctaacataagggggagattataagcagttatgaaatatgttaggaattatcataagatcctcattcataagataattcaagtcaaatgccgaaagcatctcatatttaagctgcaagtgctcctagcTTGTATCcttgaaggacaaagtctatgcatgcatgaagcacgatagactaatcggttccaaatgaaacaaggagcaaataatcatactaAGAAGGCAATGTACTCTTGAAGAGCCTAAGACATAATACTTCaggaaaccttatgagaggttcaggtacctaaaaataataaagtgatgagatctcaaaatgttatgtcgcattatgaaccaatacaaaatgatatatcattaacgatatctttgatacgatattggcgcaatattgtaaaagattatgaggatctaaattctacgtttatttaagcatgctgacgtagaaacatttatcaagtgacacaaaaggatgcattttggtaagtataaaacttatttgatttgcagtccagatatttgaagatgtcactcatgaaatgttgaatattgtcacttgacaaaacttatgtggaaaacttttaaggattcaaaatgcttgaagcatataaaagtttctgggaaacttatttataatccttatattgtataagtttatagcttgaaaatcattggaattcttggagagttttcaaagcaatagattatttgctgaaattcaaaatatatcgaattgaattggttatgaagtatcatatcttagtgcaattgatgcactcatgtaccttgcaaatactacaaggcctatttTCGGTTAatatgttagcaaggtatatttctactcctactaggagacatcgaaatgggataagatacatgagcttattttattctaaagattgcagtcccgatcttactggtcatgctgatgttgggtactcatctaacccgcataaatctcgatctcaaacatgcaatgtgttcacatatggggatactgtcatatcttagagatatac of the Capsicum annuum cultivar UCD-10X-F1 chromosome 11, UCD10Xv1.1, whole genome shotgun sequence genome contains:
- the LOC107847971 gene encoding cell division control protein 48 homolog B isoform X1; this encodes MDSSSGTTSCAGEWRAEEAIAGNAEALQVLRELITYPLLYSAESRKLGLKWPRGLLLYGPPGTGKTSLVRAVVQECGAHLIVISPHSVHRAHVGESEKILREAFSEASSHAKLGKPSVIFLDEIDALCPRRDSRREQEIRVASQLFMLMDSIKSSSTSVSHVVVVASTNRPDAIDPALRRAGRFDAEIEVTTPTEEERLHILRLYTKKLQLDASVDLRAVAASCTGYVGADLEALCREAAMSAVRKCSDSNLDYDSNNIHMEDWKHARSVVGPSITRGVTVEIPKVSWEDIGGLKDIKKKLQQAVEWPLKHSEAFERLGVSPARGILLHGPPGCSKTTLAKASAHAAQASFFSMSGAELYSMYVGEGEALLRNTFRRARLAAPSIIFFDEADVVATKRGGSSSGSSTVGERLLSTLLTEMDGLEQAKGILVLAATNRPHAIDAALMRPGRFDLVLYVPPPDLEARFEVLRVHTRDMKLSNDVNLRQIAEDTDLFTGAELEGLCREAGIVALRENISATVVCDRHFQTVKKSLKPALTEEEVASYSSFMKNRSKRSADSFESSSKKIDSKQTKNLLVFASPVTIGVGVISVVMYIGVRYFLMRTETSTRELMST
- the LOC107847971 gene encoding cell division control protein 48 homolog B isoform X2, encoding MDSSSGTTSCAGEWRAEEAIAGNAEALQVLRELITYPLLYSAESRKLGLKWPRGLLLYGPPGTGKTSLVRAVVQECGAHLIVIRREQEIRVASQLFMLMDSIKSSSTSVSHVVVVASTNRPDAIDPALRRAGRFDAEIEVTTPTEEERLHILRLYTKKLQLDASVDLRAVAASCTGYVGADLEALCREAAMSAVRKCSDSNLDYDSNNIHMEDWKHARSVVGPSITRGVTVEIPKVSWEDIGGLKDIKKKLQQAVEWPLKHSEAFERLGVSPARGILLHGPPGCSKTTLAKASAHAAQASFFSMSGAELYSMYVGEGEALLRNTFRRARLAAPSIIFFDEADVVATKRGGSSSGSSTVGERLLSTLLTEMDGLEQAKGILVLAATNRPHAIDAALMRPGRFDLVLYVPPPDLEARFEVLRVHTRDMKLSNDVNLRQIAEDTDLFTGAELEGLCREAGIVALRENISATVVCDRHFQTVKKSLKPALTEEEVASYSSFMKNRSKRSADSFESSSKKIDSKQTKNLLVFASPVTIGVGVISVVMYIGVRYFLMRTETSTRELMST